A genomic stretch from Limanda limanda chromosome 11, fLimLim1.1, whole genome shotgun sequence includes:
- the casp2 gene encoding caspase-2 isoform X1 encodes MLECGMLERDRRALKKRSAVLCKQLVVDEMLVQLLQADDILTESMAEGIMAEKTSVKKSWHLLLLLPKRGPRAFSLFCAALRETEQQHLCELLTQSPEKDGTDTHIESIQPEDKPEGKTEQLVSQSPEKKREKSSLDREEKSELSSTTSFPVQASGGCLRSESSFRGLVPVREEDRNDERQRTKKTARDKNTVRRSDSSLPHPTQEVIAAKRARTHESMEFSLDADSPISTPVLPCTPDFYLSHCQQSYRMSSSPRGFALVISNVTFDPCAAAELDTRKGGEVDDEVLRKVLTELDYMVTVHRDLTAQDMRLCIANFCQRPDHRTVDSCVVCVLSHGVDGAVYGTDGQLLQLDWMFEAFDNSHCPLLQNKPKMFFVQACRGDEMDCGVEQIDGPTRTYSPSCEQRDAGREGQGDAASRQRGDMGRPRIKLPQRSDMICGFASLKGQTISTAAMRNTKRGSWFIQDINTTLRLHARDTHLADILVQVNGRIKEREGYAPGTQHHRCKEMSEFTSSLCKDLYLFPKYQP; translated from the exons ATGCTGGAGTGTGGCATGCTGGAGCGAGACAGACGGGCTCTGAAGAAACGATCTGCGGTTCTCTGCAAACAGCTGGTGGTGGACGAGATGCTCGTCCAGTTACTGCAGGCAGACGACATCCTGACCGAGAGCATGGCCGAGGGCATCATG GCTGAGAAAACTTCTGTGAAGAAAAGCTGGCATCTGCTACTTCTTTTACCAAAGCGGGGACCTAGAGCCTTTAGCCTCTTCTGTGCAGCTCTGCGAGAAactgagcagcagcatctgTGCGAGCTGCTCACACAATCACCAGAAAAAGatggtacagacacacacatagag AGTATTCAGCCTGAGGATAAAccagagggaaagacagagcAGCTGGTTTCACAGTCAccagaaaagaagagagag AAATCCTCATtagacagagaggaaaagagtgaACTGAGCAGCACCACATCGTTCCCGGTTCAGGCCTCAGGTGGCTGCCTACGCTCAGAGTCCTCATTCAGAGGGTTGGTCCCagtcagggaggaggacaggaacGATGAGAGACAGAGGACGAAGAAAACAGCAAGAGATAAGAACACAGTT AGGCGTTCAGACTCTTCTCTCCCACATCCCACCCAGGAGGTTATTGCAGCCAAAAGAGCAAGGACACATG agTCCATGGAGTTTAGTCTGGATGCAGACAGTCCCATCAGCACGCCTGTGCTCCCCTGCACGCCTGACTTTTACCTCTCTCATTGCCAGCAG TCATACAGAATGTCTTCGTCCCCTCGTGGTTTCGCCTTGGTGATCAgtaatgtgacctttgacccatgtgctgctgctgaacttGACACCAGGAAGGGAGGGGAAGTTGATGACGAGGTCCTCAGGAAGGTCTTAACAGAGCTGGACTACATGGTTACTGTCCACAGAGACCTCACtgctcag GACATGAGGTTGTGCATTGCGAATTTCTGCCAACGACCAGACCACCGGACAGTGGACAGCTGCGTGGTGTGTGTGCTGTCCCACGGAGTGGACGGAGCTGTGTATGGTACAGACGGACAGCTCCTGCAG CTGGACTGGATGTTTGAGGCCTTTGATAATTCACACTGTCCACTGCTACAAAATAAACCCAAGATGTTCTTCGTCCAGGCCTGCAGGGGAG ACGAGATGGACTGTGGCGTGGAGCAGATAGACGGACCCACGAGGACGTACTCACCGAGCTGTGAACAGCGAGACGCTGGGAGGGAAGGACAGGGGGACGCAGCCTccaggcagagaggagacatgGGGAGGCCCAGGATTAAACTGCCACAGCGGTCTGATATGATCTGCGGTTTTGCATCTCTCAAAGGTCAGACAATTA GCACAGCAGCCATGAGAAACACCAAGAGAGGATCCTGGTTCATCCAGGATATAAACACAACACTCCGGCTCCatgccagagacacacacctcgCCGACATTCTGGTGCAG GTCAATGGGCGTATCAAGGAGCGGGAGGGTTACGCCCCAGGGACCCAGCACCACCGCTGCAAAGAGATGTCCGAGTTCACCAGCTCCTTGTGCAAAGACCTCTACCTGTTCCCCAAGTACCAGCCCTAG
- the casp2 gene encoding caspase-2 isoform X3 — translation MLECGMLERDRRALKKRSAVLCKQLVVDEMLVQLLQADDILTESMAEGIMAEKTSVKKSWHLLLLLPKRGPRAFSLFCAALRETEQQHLCELLTQSPEKDGTDTHIERRSDSSLPHPTQEVIAAKRARTHESMEFSLDADSPISTPVLPCTPDFYLSHCQQSYRMSSSPRGFALVISNVTFDPCAAAELDTRKGGEVDDEVLRKVLTELDYMVTVHRDLTAQDMRLCIANFCQRPDHRTVDSCVVCVLSHGVDGAVYGTDGQLLQLDWMFEAFDNSHCPLLQNKPKMFFVQACRGDEMDCGVEQIDGPTRTYSPSCEQRDAGREGQGDAASRQRGDMGRPRIKLPQRSDMICGFASLKGQTISTAAMRNTKRGSWFIQDINTTLRLHARDTHLADILVQVNGRIKEREGYAPGTQHHRCKEMSEFTSSLCKDLYLFPKYQP, via the exons ATGCTGGAGTGTGGCATGCTGGAGCGAGACAGACGGGCTCTGAAGAAACGATCTGCGGTTCTCTGCAAACAGCTGGTGGTGGACGAGATGCTCGTCCAGTTACTGCAGGCAGACGACATCCTGACCGAGAGCATGGCCGAGGGCATCATG GCTGAGAAAACTTCTGTGAAGAAAAGCTGGCATCTGCTACTTCTTTTACCAAAGCGGGGACCTAGAGCCTTTAGCCTCTTCTGTGCAGCTCTGCGAGAAactgagcagcagcatctgTGCGAGCTGCTCACACAATCACCAGAAAAAGatggtacagacacacacatagag AGGCGTTCAGACTCTTCTCTCCCACATCCCACCCAGGAGGTTATTGCAGCCAAAAGAGCAAGGACACATG agTCCATGGAGTTTAGTCTGGATGCAGACAGTCCCATCAGCACGCCTGTGCTCCCCTGCACGCCTGACTTTTACCTCTCTCATTGCCAGCAG TCATACAGAATGTCTTCGTCCCCTCGTGGTTTCGCCTTGGTGATCAgtaatgtgacctttgacccatgtgctgctgctgaacttGACACCAGGAAGGGAGGGGAAGTTGATGACGAGGTCCTCAGGAAGGTCTTAACAGAGCTGGACTACATGGTTACTGTCCACAGAGACCTCACtgctcag GACATGAGGTTGTGCATTGCGAATTTCTGCCAACGACCAGACCACCGGACAGTGGACAGCTGCGTGGTGTGTGTGCTGTCCCACGGAGTGGACGGAGCTGTGTATGGTACAGACGGACAGCTCCTGCAG CTGGACTGGATGTTTGAGGCCTTTGATAATTCACACTGTCCACTGCTACAAAATAAACCCAAGATGTTCTTCGTCCAGGCCTGCAGGGGAG ACGAGATGGACTGTGGCGTGGAGCAGATAGACGGACCCACGAGGACGTACTCACCGAGCTGTGAACAGCGAGACGCTGGGAGGGAAGGACAGGGGGACGCAGCCTccaggcagagaggagacatgGGGAGGCCCAGGATTAAACTGCCACAGCGGTCTGATATGATCTGCGGTTTTGCATCTCTCAAAGGTCAGACAATTA GCACAGCAGCCATGAGAAACACCAAGAGAGGATCCTGGTTCATCCAGGATATAAACACAACACTCCGGCTCCatgccagagacacacacctcgCCGACATTCTGGTGCAG GTCAATGGGCGTATCAAGGAGCGGGAGGGTTACGCCCCAGGGACCCAGCACCACCGCTGCAAAGAGATGTCCGAGTTCACCAGCTCCTTGTGCAAAGACCTCTACCTGTTCCCCAAGTACCAGCCCTAG
- the clcn1b gene encoding chloride channel protein 1: MAADASQRKALRYQQTLLYGEYREQLGNFARREAARLLTERQWKRQTGDDAAAPGRRGHGRRQHHHHQHHHPVALESHQSHASSTKKPRPYSKCRDCLSRVQRYIVTKMGEDWIFLVLLGLTMALVSWSMDYTSAKSLQAYKWVHGELKGNVALQYLAWVTYPMILVMFASLFCHLVSPQAIGSGIPELKTILRGVVLKEYLTLKAFVAKVVGLTAGLGSGMPVGKEGPFVHIASICAAVLSRFMSIFSGIYENPYGYTDILTVGCAVGVGCCFGTPLGGVLFSIEVTSTYFAVRNYWRGYFAATFSAFIFRVLSVWNKDAVTITALFKTNFRMDFPFDLQELPAFAIIGICCGFLGAFFVYLNRQVVLFMRRPTALVRFLTKHRLIYPGAVTLIIATLTFPPGFGQFMAGELMPRECINSLFDNFTWTKIAGSPAPPGLGRSSVWLHPRVSVFVILLLFFVMKFWMSALSTTMPIPSGAFMPVFILGAAFGRLVGEIMATLFPNGILFDGIVYRILPGGYAVIGAAAMTGAVTHTVSTAVICFELTGQISHILPMMVAVILANMVAQGLQPSLYDSIIQVKKLPYLPELALGHISKYNIFVEDIMVRRVKFLSSQSTYRELNNLLESSSLKTIPLVDSRESMILLGSIERTELQAVFDWWLSPDRRMFERGEISPGSKVNWESFTFVDEEGGEEAADKTASAQEECNGPIPFPKPQQASADDSGSDKRKLPSVSRALQRLFSTTSSSVQAETQDTTTPTLTDTMSEEEIKAWEETELDKPIDMEQIRIDPSPFQLVERTSLHKTHTLFSLLGLSHAYVTSIGKLVGVVALKELQKAIEGSTRSGVRLRPPFASFRDASRKSKQHQPTSSTPSSPTREREVWGEASRHEGELVRKESKEDFRGKASSSRGAAGSEDAPSSPGSTGSTRGGFTATGGGDDTPQDPASPSVSSASPPASPASPTSPVFTLSSLQEERDSEDSDEPI; encoded by the exons ATGGCTGCAGATGCGTCGCAAAGGAAGGCTCTGAGATACCAACAGACCCTG CTGTACGGTGAGTACAGGGAGCAGCTGGGGAACTTTGCCAGGCGGGAGGCTGCCCGTTTGCTGACAGAGAGACAATGGAAGAGACAGACGGGGGACGACGCCGCTGCCCCGGGCCGCAGAGGTCACGGCCGGcggcagcatcatcatcatcagcaccaTCACCCCGTGGCCCTGGAGTCACATCAGAGCCACGCCTCCTCTACCAAGAAGCCTCGTCCCTACTCCAAATGCCGAG ATTGTTTGTCCCGTGTGCAGCGGTACATCGTGACCAAGATGGGGGAGGACTGGATTTTCCTGGTTCTTCTGGGACTGACTATGGCTCTGGTCAGCTGGAGCATGGACTACACCAGCGCCAAGAGCCTGCAAG CCTATAAATGGGTGCATGGGGAGCTTAAGGGCAACGTGGCGCTCCAGTACCTGGCCTGGGTTACGTATCCCATGATCCTTGTCATGTTCGCCTCGCTCTTCTGTCACCTGGTTTCCCCACAGGCCATCG GTTCAGGTATCCCAGAGCTGAAAACCATTCTTAGAGGTGTAGTCCTGAAGGAGTATCTGACTCTGAAAGCCTTCGTAGCCAAAGTCGTGGGCCTGACTGCCGGCCTGGGCAGTGGAATGCCAGTGGGCAAAGAG GGTCCATTTGTGCACATCGCCAGTATCTGTGCCGCAGTGCTGAGCAGATTCATGTCCATCTTTTCTGGAATCTATGAG AACCCTTATGGTTACACAGATATACTGACTGTTGGCTGTGCCGTGGGGGTGGGATGCTGTTTCGGCACTCCACTAGGAG GGGTGTTGTTCAGTATTGAGGTCACGTCTACCTACTTTGCGGTGAGGAATTACTGGCGGGGATATTTTGCCGCCACATTCAGCGCCTTCATATTCAGGGTGCTCTCTGTTTGGAACAAGGATGCCg tcaCAATCACAGCTCTCTTCAAAACCAACTTCAGGATGGATTTTCCCTTTGACCTGCAAGAGCTGCCTGCATTTGCAATAATAGG GATCTGTTGTGGCTTCTTGGGGGCGTTCTTTGTCTACCTGAACAGACAGGTGGTTCTCTTCATGCGGAGGCCGACTGCTCTCGTACGCTTCCTTACCAAACA TCGATTGATCTATCCAGGTGCAGTGACCCTGATCATCGCTACCTTGACGTTTCCTCCGGGATTTGGACAATTCATGGCTGGAGAG CTGATGCCCAGAGAGTGCATCAACTCCCTGTTTGATAATTTCACCTGGACCAAAATCGCAGGATCTCCTGCTCCGCCTGGCCTAGGACGCTCCTCTGTGTGGCTGCATCCTCGAGTCAGCGTCtttgtcatcctcctcctcttcttcgtcaTGAAG ttcTGGATGTCAGCACTTTCCACCACCATGCCCATCCCCTCGGGCGCCTTTATGCCAGTGTTCATATTAG GAGCTGCTTTCGGTCGCCTCGTAGGAGAGATCATGGCCACTCTATTCCCAAATGGAATCCTGTTTGATGGGATAGTCTACCGCATCCTACCGGGAGGTTACGCCGTCATTG GAGCGGCTGCAATGACGGGagccgtcacacacacagtttccacGGCAGTAATCTGCTTCGAGCTGACTGGTCAAATCTCCCACATCTTACCGATGATGGTGGCGGTCATCCTCGCGAACATGGTGGCCCAGGGTCTGCAGCCGTCCCTCTATGACTCCATCATCCAGGTGAAGAAGCTGCCCTACCTGCCTGAGCTGGCCCTCGGGCACATCAG CAAGTATAACATCTTTGTGGAAGACATCATGGTGCGCAGAGTGAAGTTCTTGTCTTCTCAATCCACCTACCGAGAATTGAACAATCTGCTGGAGTCCTCGAGCCTGAAAACCATTCCACTGGTCGACTCTAGAG AATCCATGATTCTCCTGGGCTCCATCGAGAGAACAGAGCTCCAGGCCGTCTTCGACTGGTGGCTCTCACCAGACAGGCGAATGTTCGAAAGGGGGGAGATTTCACCGGGCTCCAAAGTAAACTGGGAGTCCTTCACCTTCGTCGATGAGGAGGGCGGAGAGGAGGCCGCGGACAAg ACTGCTTCAGCTCAGGAGGAATGCAACGGGCCCATCCCGTTCCCCAAACCTCAGCAGGCCTCCGCCGACGACTCAGGCTCAG ACAAGCGCAAGCTGCCATCTGTCAGTCGGGCCCTACAGAGACTCTTCTCCACCACGTCTTCGTCAGTCCAGGCGGAAACTCAG GACACCACGACCCCCACACTGACTGACACCATGTCAGAAGAGGAG ATCAAAGCCTGGGAAGAGACTGAGTTGGACAAACCAATCGATATGGAGCAGATACGTATAGACCCCTCCCCGTTTCAGCTGGTGGAGAGAACATCTCTGCACAAG ACCCacactctcttctctctgctgggtctCAGTCACGCCTATGTCACCAGTATTGGAAAGCTGGTGGGTGTCGTGGCACTGAAAGAG TTACAGAAGGCGATAGAGGGCTCGACTCGTAGTGGGGTGAGGCTTCGTCCCCCTTTCGCGAGCTTCAGAGACGCCAGCAGGAAGTCCAAGCAGCACCAGCCTACCTCGTCCACCCCTTCCTCCCCCACTCGAGAAAGAGAAGTGTGGGGGGAGGCGAGCAGACATGAGGGGGAGCTGGTGAGGAAGGAGTCCAAAGAGGACTTCCGAGGGAAAGCATCATCctccagaggagctgctgggagTGAGGacgccccctcctcccccggCAGCACGGGGAGCACCAGGGGGGGCTTCACAGCCACAGGTGGAGGTGATGACACTCCCCAGGATCCGGCgtccccctctgtctcctcagcttcacctcctgcctccccTGCGTCACCCACCAGCCCTGTCTTCACCCTGTCctccctgcaggaggagagagacagcgagGATTCAGATGAACCCATATGA
- the casp2 gene encoding caspase-2 isoform X2 — translation MLECGMLERDRRALKKRSAVLCKQLVVDEMLVQLLQADDILTESMAEGIMAEKTSVKKSWHLLLLLPKRGPRAFSLFCAALRETEQQHLCELLTQSPEKDGTDTHIESIQPEDKPEGKTEQLVSQSPEKKREKSSLDREEKSELSSTTSFPVQASGGCLRSESSFRGLVPVREEDRNDERQRTKKTARDKNTVRRSDSSLPHPTQEVIAAKRARTHESMEFSLDADSPISTPVLPCTPDFYLSHCQQSYRMSSSPRGFALVISNVTFDPCAAAELDTRKGGEVDDEVLRKVLTELDYMVTVHRDLTAQDMRLCIANFCQRPDHRTVDSCVVCVLSHGVDGAVYGTDGQLLQLDWMFEAFDNSHCPLLQNKPKMFFVQACRGDEMDCGVEQIDGPTRTYSPSCEQRDAGREGQGDAASRQRGDMGRPRIKLPQRSDMICGFASLKGTAAMRNTKRGSWFIQDINTTLRLHARDTHLADILVQVNGRIKEREGYAPGTQHHRCKEMSEFTSSLCKDLYLFPKYQP, via the exons ATGCTGGAGTGTGGCATGCTGGAGCGAGACAGACGGGCTCTGAAGAAACGATCTGCGGTTCTCTGCAAACAGCTGGTGGTGGACGAGATGCTCGTCCAGTTACTGCAGGCAGACGACATCCTGACCGAGAGCATGGCCGAGGGCATCATG GCTGAGAAAACTTCTGTGAAGAAAAGCTGGCATCTGCTACTTCTTTTACCAAAGCGGGGACCTAGAGCCTTTAGCCTCTTCTGTGCAGCTCTGCGAGAAactgagcagcagcatctgTGCGAGCTGCTCACACAATCACCAGAAAAAGatggtacagacacacacatagag AGTATTCAGCCTGAGGATAAAccagagggaaagacagagcAGCTGGTTTCACAGTCAccagaaaagaagagagag AAATCCTCATtagacagagaggaaaagagtgaACTGAGCAGCACCACATCGTTCCCGGTTCAGGCCTCAGGTGGCTGCCTACGCTCAGAGTCCTCATTCAGAGGGTTGGTCCCagtcagggaggaggacaggaacGATGAGAGACAGAGGACGAAGAAAACAGCAAGAGATAAGAACACAGTT AGGCGTTCAGACTCTTCTCTCCCACATCCCACCCAGGAGGTTATTGCAGCCAAAAGAGCAAGGACACATG agTCCATGGAGTTTAGTCTGGATGCAGACAGTCCCATCAGCACGCCTGTGCTCCCCTGCACGCCTGACTTTTACCTCTCTCATTGCCAGCAG TCATACAGAATGTCTTCGTCCCCTCGTGGTTTCGCCTTGGTGATCAgtaatgtgacctttgacccatgtgctgctgctgaacttGACACCAGGAAGGGAGGGGAAGTTGATGACGAGGTCCTCAGGAAGGTCTTAACAGAGCTGGACTACATGGTTACTGTCCACAGAGACCTCACtgctcag GACATGAGGTTGTGCATTGCGAATTTCTGCCAACGACCAGACCACCGGACAGTGGACAGCTGCGTGGTGTGTGTGCTGTCCCACGGAGTGGACGGAGCTGTGTATGGTACAGACGGACAGCTCCTGCAG CTGGACTGGATGTTTGAGGCCTTTGATAATTCACACTGTCCACTGCTACAAAATAAACCCAAGATGTTCTTCGTCCAGGCCTGCAGGGGAG ACGAGATGGACTGTGGCGTGGAGCAGATAGACGGACCCACGAGGACGTACTCACCGAGCTGTGAACAGCGAGACGCTGGGAGGGAAGGACAGGGGGACGCAGCCTccaggcagagaggagacatgGGGAGGCCCAGGATTAAACTGCCACAGCGGTCTGATATGATCTGCGGTTTTGCATCTCTCAAAG GCACAGCAGCCATGAGAAACACCAAGAGAGGATCCTGGTTCATCCAGGATATAAACACAACACTCCGGCTCCatgccagagacacacacctcgCCGACATTCTGGTGCAG GTCAATGGGCGTATCAAGGAGCGGGAGGGTTACGCCCCAGGGACCCAGCACCACCGCTGCAAAGAGATGTCCGAGTTCACCAGCTCCTTGTGCAAAGACCTCTACCTGTTCCCCAAGTACCAGCCCTAG